A stretch of the Sphingobacterium thalpophilum genome encodes the following:
- the hutI gene encoding imidazolonepropionase encodes MEKKLKLIGPFSQLLSMDNLPLKGALKDVQLEIVERAGMLVSDGFIQEVGNFDSLYKRWHPEADYIAQNGDYVALPAFVDCHTHICYAGNRPNDFALRNAGSSYLEIAEAGGGIWNTVSHTRDCEEAELARLTVDRSNTLLRQGITTIEVKSGYGLQIEEELKILRAIKRANGDTAADLVPTCLAAHMLPRDFAGSEDEYLDLMAEVLLPQLKAEQLAARVDAFVEKTAFHAGSIKPYLQRARALGFDLTVHADQFSTSGSRLAVELGARSADHLEASTATEIALLAASDTIAVALPAASIGIGCAFSPARKLLDAGASLAIASDWNPGSAPMGQLLTSACVLATMEKLSNAEVLAAMTFRSAYALNLRDRGKLASGMRADFILFQTDNYQNITYYQGSMQPSAVWKNGNKVFSIEQ; translated from the coding sequence ATGGAAAAAAAATTAAAACTCATAGGACCATTTAGCCAGTTGTTGTCCATGGACAATTTGCCATTGAAAGGAGCATTAAAGGATGTGCAACTTGAAATTGTCGAAAGGGCAGGGATGCTCGTTTCGGACGGTTTTATTCAAGAAGTGGGAAACTTTGACAGCTTATATAAACGATGGCATCCTGAAGCAGATTATATTGCCCAGAACGGAGATTATGTTGCTTTGCCCGCTTTTGTGGATTGCCACACACACATTTGTTATGCTGGCAACCGGCCAAATGATTTCGCGCTGCGGAATGCAGGTTCATCCTATCTTGAAATAGCCGAGGCAGGGGGGGGTATTTGGAATACAGTCAGCCATACACGCGACTGTGAAGAGGCTGAATTAGCTCGCTTGACTGTCGACCGCTCAAACACTTTGCTTCGACAGGGTATTACAACTATTGAAGTGAAAAGCGGTTACGGGCTTCAAATTGAAGAAGAACTTAAAATCTTACGAGCGATAAAGAGGGCCAACGGCGACACAGCGGCAGATCTAGTTCCAACCTGTTTGGCCGCTCATATGCTACCGAGGGACTTTGCAGGATCAGAAGATGAATATCTTGATCTTATGGCGGAAGTTCTTCTGCCACAATTAAAAGCCGAGCAGCTTGCAGCACGCGTAGACGCTTTTGTGGAAAAGACGGCTTTTCATGCCGGATCCATAAAACCTTATCTGCAAAGAGCGCGTGCATTGGGCTTTGATCTGACTGTGCATGCCGATCAGTTTAGCACATCAGGAAGCCGGCTTGCTGTTGAGCTGGGCGCAAGATCTGCAGACCATCTAGAAGCTTCCACAGCAACTGAGATCGCACTTCTTGCAGCCTCTGATACCATTGCCGTCGCCCTACCAGCAGCTTCGATAGGTATAGGTTGTGCATTTAGTCCTGCACGAAAGTTGCTCGATGCAGGTGCCTCTTTGGCAATAGCCAGCGATTGGAATCCGGGTTCGGCACCAATGGGACAGCTACTGACCAGTGCATGTGTATTGGCCACCATGGAAAAGCTGAGTAACGCGGAGGTTCTTGCGGCAATGACGTTTCGTTCGGCATATGCGCTAAATCTCAGGGATCGTGGAAAGCTAGCAAGCGGCATGCGTGCCGACTTTATTTTATTTCAAACAGACAACTACCAAAATATCACCTATTATCAAGGAAGCATGCAGCCCTCTGCTGTTTGGAAGAACGGTAATAAAGTGTTTTCAATCGAACAATAA